The genomic stretch CGGGAAATAACCGAACGGATTTCTGATATAGAGTTTGATATGATAACGGCCAGAATGGACAGGAAACTGCCCAGGTTTGAACGGCTGGGCAATATTAACGTGTACCGGATCGGCATTGGTTTGCCGATTTTTGATAAGCTTTGGCTGGCTTTTGGAGGGGCGAAATTTGCCAAAAAATCGCATGAAAAAAATAAATACGATGCTGTTTGGGCAATTATGGCGAGTTTTGGCGGCTTGGCCGCGGAAACTTTTAAAAAGGAAAACCCTGAAGTTAAATTTTTGCTTACTTTGCAAGAAGGGGATGATTTGACCGAAGTGGAGCGCAAAACCATATTTATAAAAAAAAGGTTCAAAAATATTTTTGCGAGAGCCGATTATATCCAGGCGATAAGCCGTTATCTGGAGGATTGGGCGAAAAAGATGGGAGCAATTTGCCCGATAGAAGTTGTGCCGAACGGAGTGGACACGGGAATTAAGAATTACGAATTAAGAATTAAGAATCACGAATTTAAAAAGAGTTTGGGGATTGGGGAGGATGAAAAAGTGATAATTACAGTTTCAAGGCTAGTAAAAAAGAACGGGGTAGGCGATTTGATTGAAGCGATAAAAAGCGTGGAAGCGAAATTATTGATTTGCGGCGATGGCGAAGAGAGGCAGAAGCTGGAAGCAAGAAGCAAGAAATTGGGAATCAGCGACAAGGTGATTTTTTTGGGTTTTATTGCGCCGGAAGAGTTGCCGAAATATTACGCTTTGGCCGATGTTTTCTGCCGGCCGTCCCTTTCCGAAGGGTTGGGCAATGTTTTTTTGGAAGCCATGGCGGCCGGAACGCCGGTTATTGCCACGCCAGTTGGCGGCATACCGGATTTCTTGGCAGATGGTGAAACCGGCTGGTTTTGCCGGGTCAGGGATCCGGAAAGCATCGCGGAAAAAATAAAATGGATTTTAGACGGAAAAAATGAAGAAGAGGTGAAGAAAGTGGCAGACAACGCCAGAAAAATGGTTGAGGAAAAATACGATTGGGAGGGAATTGCGAAAAAGATGGAAAAAATATTTATGAGTTTTTAAAGCTAGATTTTTTATGTTTGATATTTACCGAAGCTGTAAAAAAATTTTTAACTCCGTTTGCCCCAATATTTACAGTTGGCTGGAAAAATATAAGTTAATTGTAAAATACATTATTTCCGGCGGGACAGCCGCTGTTGTTGATTTGGGTTGCCTTTATATTTTTACTGATGTTTTTGGCATCTGGTATGTGATTTCCGCCAGCTTGGCTTTTGTTGTCGCTTTTTTAATAAGCTTTTCTTTGCAGAAGTTCTGGACTTTCCGCGATAATGGCCGAAAAAAAATTTATCGGCAGATATCTTTATATTTTATTGTCGGGGTGGTAAATTTACTGTTTAACGCCGGCGGCATGTATTTGTTAGTTGATAAATTTGGCATAATGTACATTTCGGCCCAGATAATAATGGGAATTCTCTTGGGTTCTGGCAGTTTTTTAATTTATAATTTTATAATTTTTGAAAAGAAAAGAATAGAAAGGAAAAAGTACGGGGGAGAAGGTTTAAAAATTTTAATTGCCACCGGCATTTTCCCGCCGGATATCGGCGGGCCGGCCACTTACACGAAAACTTTGTGCGAAGAGCTGCCTAAGCTTGGGTGCGAAGTCAAGGTTGTCACTTATGGCGAGGCGGGGATCGAAAGCAATGGGAGCCAAGTTTTCAAGGTTAGCCGGAAGCAGAATATTATTTTTCGCTATTTCAAATATTTCTGGCAGGTTTTAGGATTGGCCGGCCGGGCGGATATAATTTACGCCCACGATTTAGTGAGCGTCGGCCTGCCATGCGCTTTAGTTAAGTTTTTAAAGCCAAAAACAAAATTAGTTGTCCGTTTAGGCGGAGATTTTTTGTGGGAGAAAGCTTATGATAACGGCTGGACGGATAAGCCTTTAAGCCGATATTACGAGGAGCAAAAAAATTTTTCTGAAAAATTTTTTTTGTATGTTTATAAATTTGTTTTGTCAAAATGCGATAAAATAATATTTTCTACTTTGTGGCAGAAAGAAATTTATGAGAAATATTTAAAAGTTAAACCGGAGAAGGTTTTTGTTATTGATAATATTTTTCCCGAATTTATTCCGCCGGAAAAGCTGTTCGGTGGCGGCAGGCGGATTTTACTTGCCGGAAGGCTGATTAAATTAAAGAATTTTGCTAAGATTTTTGAGGTGGTTAAGCGCCTGCCAGAGATTAATTTACTGGTTATTGGCGAAGGGCCGGAAGAAGAAAATTTAAAAAAACTGGCGAGAAAGCTAAAGATTGAAAATCGGCTTAGTTTCAAAAAAAGACTGGCTTGGCCGGAATTGGCCGAAGAGATTTTCGGCAGTTTTTTAGTTTTAGCGCCTTCAATAACGGAAATAAGCCCGAATTTAGTATTGGAATGTTTAAAACTAAAAAAGCCCGTTTTAGTTACTCGCGAATGCGGTTTTTACAATACATACAAAGAAAAACTTATTTTTATAGATCCTTTTAATGGGGACGATATAAAAGAAAAGATAGTTCGTCTTTTAGACGGAAATAATTATGATAACTATCTAAGGGAGATTAAAACAATAAACACGGAAAGAGGCAAGATTGATTTGGCCCGAGACCATTATAATTTTTTTAAAAATTTATAAAAATGAAAATTTTAAGCCTAGGCTTGGATAATTCAATTTTAAATAAGAATTCCCATTTAGCTGGACGGGCCTTTGAATATGGGGAAATGGTTGAAAAATATACTGTGGTCGTGCCGGCCCAAGAAGATAAAGAAAGGGTTTTGTCGGACAAAGTAAGGGTTTATGGCCAAGGGGGTAGTAATAAGGCCATAAAGCTTTTCCGGGTTTTCCGGCTGGCCAAAAGATTATTACAAGAGGAAAAATATGATTTAATTACGGTTCAGGACCAATACTTTCTGGGCTGGCTGACCCTGAAACTGGCGCGTAAATTTAAAATCGGTTTAGAGATCCAGATTCATGGTTTTGAAAAATTTTTCGGCTGGCGAAAAATGATAGCTAAATTTGTTATTCCCCGGGCAGACGCTGTCAGAACGGTCAGCCAAAGGCTAAAAAAAGAATTAGTTTCTAATTTTGGGGTTAAAGAAGAAAAGATTACGGTCGTGCCGATATACGTGGAACGCGTAACACATAACGTGGAACGCGTAACACATAACGACAAATTTATCTTTTTAACGGTTGGCAGGTTAGTGCCCGTTAAAAATATTGAAATGCAGATTGAGGCGTTAGCTACAATAGTTAAACAATTTCCCGGGACAAAACTTTTGGTTGTCGGTGACGGCGCTGAAAGGAAAAAACTAGAACAAATTTGTTGCGCGTTATGTGTTGCGCGTTATGTGACTTTTTTAGGCTGGCAAAGCGATTTAGAAAAATTTTACGCTCAAGCCGACGCGCTCTTGCTCACTTCAAATTATGAAGGCTGGGGGATGGTAATAATAGAAGCGGCGAGTTTCGGTTTGCCCATAATTATGACTGACGTGGGCTGCGCCGGCGAAGTGATAAAAAACGGCGAGTCAGGTATAATAATTCCGGTTGGCGGCCGGAAAGAACTGGAAGAAGCTATGCGTAGGATAATGGGGGATGAAAATTTAAGAAAGAGGCTGGGAGAAGGCGCAAAAAGGGCCGTAGAGAAATTGCCGAGCAAGGAGGAGACGTTGGAATTATATAAGGAGAGTTGGAAGAAAGCATGTCGAATGGTATAGAAATTTTAAATAACAAATTTTAAATTTTAAATTACGACGGATGTCAAAATTAAACAATTAAAATTTAGTCATTTAAAATTTAATTATAATTTAAAACTTAAAATTTAAAATTATATTACTGATTTATGAAGTTAATAATAAATAAAAGTGAGCTTGATACGGCGCCGGAGCAGTGGTTGCGTCGTGTCGGATATGCTTATATAAGAGACAGAAGAAGCGGCCAGGAAAGTTTTGTTCGTCGTTTGGGGAGCAATTTTTACCCTCGTTTCCATATGTATTTTATCGAAGAAAACGGAAAGGTTATTTTTAATCTGCATTTGGACCAAAAACAAGCCAGCTACGCCGGCGCTCACAAGCACAACGCCGAGTATGGCGGAGAGCAGGTAGAATCAGAGATCGCCAGATTAAAAGGAATGTTAGGCGATAGCCAGAACATTTTCGCCAAGGCTGCGGGAAACACGGATCCGTTGGACAGGATGGGGCAGGGAGAGTATGATAATAAAGCCGAACCAGAGCTAAAAAAGAGTTTGTTGCGTCGCATTTTTCATTTTTAATTTTTCATTTTTAATTTTCTAAGATGGATCAGGTTGAGGAAATAAAATCGCGGCTGGATATTGTGGAAATAATCAGGGAATATATTCCCCTGAAGCCGGCCGGAATAAATTTTCGGGCGCTTTGCCCCTTTCATCGGGAAAAATCCCCGTCTTTTATAGTTTCTCCGGAAAAGCAGATTTGGCATTGTTTCGGCTGTGGCCGGGGCGGGGATGTTTTTTCTTTTATAATGGAAATTGAGGGGTTGGGCTTTGCCGAAGTTTTGCGCAATCTTGCCCCCAGAGCGGGAGTAACCCTGGAGAGGCAGAATCCAAAACTAACTTCGCAACGAAACCGGCTTTTAGATATTATGGAAGCGGCGGCTGACTATTACCGCAAAGCTTTAAAAAAAGAAGAAGCTAAAAGCGTGAGGGAATATTTAACCAGCCGGGACCTGAAAGAAGAAACAATTGAGTTTTGGCAGATAGGCTATAGTCCGGATTCCTGGGACGATTTAATAAATATGCTTAAAGCCAGGGGCTATAGCGAGAATGAAATATTTTTAGCTGGTCTCTCCACAAAAAAAGACAACAGCGCGAAGTTTTATAACCGCTTTCGCGATCGGATAATGTTCCCCATTTTTGACATAAACGGGGCGGTTGTGGCTTTTTCGGCGCGGGTCAGGCCGGACAAGGAAAACACGGAAAAAATGGGCAAGTACATAAACAGCCCGGCGACAATGATTTATGACAAGAGCCGGATTTTGTTCGGTTTGGACAAAGCCAAAATGGCGATAAAGAGCGAAGATTTGGCCGTAATTGTGGAAGGCCAGATGGATGCGATTACGGCCCATCAGAATAATTTTAAGAATGTTATAGCTTCTTCAGGTACGGCCTTGACCGGAGAACAGGTTAAATTATTAAAGCGTTATACCGGAAATATTGCTCTGGGCTTTGACATGGATCAGGCCGGGCAGATGGCGGCTGACCGCGGAATCAGGGAAGCGATGGAGGCGGAGATGAATATAAAATTAATAATTATCCCTTCTGGAAAAGATCCGGACGAATGCATAAAAACCAGCCCGGAAGAATGGAGAAAGGCGGTTGTCCAAGCCAAGCCGATAATGGAATATTATTTTGGCAAGATATTTTCCGGCTTGAATTTGGAAGAAGTGGCAGACAAGCGCCAAGCGGTTAAAAAAATATTGCCGGTTCTTTCAAAATTAGGCAATAGGATAGAAAAAGACTTTTGGCTCAAAAAATTGGCGGAAAAAATTGAGGTGTCGGAAAGCCTTCTCCGGGAGACTCTTGTAAAACTGGAGAACAAAGAAGACGGCCGGCCGGCCGGCCGTAAGCCGGAAAAGGATGAAACAAATCTAAGCCCTAGAAAAAGCCGGGAGGAATTGCTTTCTGAACTGATGTTGGCCCTAGGCATAAGATTCTCCGGCCTACTTGCTTATATCACAGACCATATTCAGCCTGACCAGATCGTCGGTTCGGCCAATAAATTGTTTTACAGGGATTTAATAATTTACTATAATAAGGTTATTAGCAATAAAAATGAAGCGGAGAAAGCGAAAATTTTTTCAGATTTTGACTATGAAGGATTAAAAAAGTGGTTTTTAAAGAATTCTTCTTCTCTTCCGCCCGGAAATGAAGGCGGTAACCAGCTTAAATTATTGGACCGGCTGGTTCTTTTGGGCGATAAAGAATTTTACGACCTAGACGAGGAAAAAGCCAAAGGAGAAACTATAAAGATAGTTATGGCCTTAAAAAAGCATTATTTGATATGCCGGATGAAAGAGATAGAAAAAACGATTGGCCGTTGCGAAGATGACGGCGAGGCGGAGAAAGCGGGGGAATTGATGGAAGAATTAAAAATGCTGTCTGACGAGATAAGAGAGATCGGGGAATAAATTAAATTACG from Patescibacteria group bacterium encodes the following:
- a CDS encoding glycosyltransferase family 4 protein, whose product is REITERISDIEFDMITARMDRKLPRFERLGNINVYRIGIGLPIFDKLWLAFGGAKFAKKSHEKNKYDAVWAIMASFGGLAAETFKKENPEVKFLLTLQEGDDLTEVERKTIFIKKRFKNIFARADYIQAISRYLEDWAKKMGAICPIEVVPNGVDTGIKNYELRIKNHEFKKSLGIGEDEKVIITVSRLVKKNGVGDLIEAIKSVEAKLLICGDGEERQKLEARSKKLGISDKVIFLGFIAPEELPKYYALADVFCRPSLSEGLGNVFLEAMAAGTPVIATPVGGIPDFLADGETGWFCRVRDPESIAEKIKWILDGKNEEEVKKVADNARKMVEEKYDWEGIAKKMEKIFMSF
- a CDS encoding GtrA family protein — translated: MFDIYRSCKKIFNSVCPNIYSWLEKYKLIVKYIISGGTAAVVDLGCLYIFTDVFGIWYVISASLAFVVAFLISFSLQKFWTFRDNGRKKIYRQISLYFIVGVVNLLFNAGGMYLLVDKFGIMYISAQIIMGILLGSGSFLIYNFIIFEKKRIERKKYGGEGLKILIATGIFPPDIGGPATYTKTLCEELPKLGCEVKVVTYGEAGIESNGSQVFKVSRKQNIIFRYFKYFWQVLGLAGRADIIYAHDLVSVGLPCALVKFLKPKTKLVVRLGGDFLWEKAYDNGWTDKPLSRYYEEQKNFSEKFFLYVYKFVLSKCDKIIFSTLWQKEIYEKYLKVKPEKVFVIDNIFPEFIPPEKLFGGGRRILLAGRLIKLKNFAKIFEVVKRLPEINLLVIGEGPEEENLKKLARKLKIENRLSFKKRLAWPELAEEIFGSFLVLAPSITEISPNLVLECLKLKKPVLVTRECGFYNTYKEKLIFIDPFNGDDIKEKIVRLLDGNNYDNYLREIKTINTERGKIDLARDHYNFFKNL
- a CDS encoding glycosyltransferase family 4 protein yields the protein MKILSLGLDNSILNKNSHLAGRAFEYGEMVEKYTVVVPAQEDKERVLSDKVRVYGQGGSNKAIKLFRVFRLAKRLLQEEKYDLITVQDQYFLGWLTLKLARKFKIGLEIQIHGFEKFFGWRKMIAKFVIPRADAVRTVSQRLKKELVSNFGVKEEKITVVPIYVERVTHNVERVTHNDKFIFLTVGRLVPVKNIEMQIEALATIVKQFPGTKLLVVGDGAERKKLEQICCALCVARYVTFLGWQSDLEKFYAQADALLLTSNYEGWGMVIIEAASFGLPIIMTDVGCAGEVIKNGESGIIIPVGGRKELEEAMRRIMGDENLRKRLGEGAKRAVEKLPSKEETLELYKESWKKACRMV
- the dnaG gene encoding DNA primase, translating into MDQVEEIKSRLDIVEIIREYIPLKPAGINFRALCPFHREKSPSFIVSPEKQIWHCFGCGRGGDVFSFIMEIEGLGFAEVLRNLAPRAGVTLERQNPKLTSQRNRLLDIMEAAADYYRKALKKEEAKSVREYLTSRDLKEETIEFWQIGYSPDSWDDLINMLKARGYSENEIFLAGLSTKKDNSAKFYNRFRDRIMFPIFDINGAVVAFSARVRPDKENTEKMGKYINSPATMIYDKSRILFGLDKAKMAIKSEDLAVIVEGQMDAITAHQNNFKNVIASSGTALTGEQVKLLKRYTGNIALGFDMDQAGQMAADRGIREAMEAEMNIKLIIIPSGKDPDECIKTSPEEWRKAVVQAKPIMEYYFGKIFSGLNLEEVADKRQAVKKILPVLSKLGNRIEKDFWLKKLAEKIEVSESLLRETLVKLENKEDGRPAGRKPEKDETNLSPRKSREELLSELMLALGIRFSGLLAYITDHIQPDQIVGSANKLFYRDLIIYYNKVISNKNEAEKAKIFSDFDYEGLKKWFLKNSSSLPPGNEGGNQLKLLDRLVLLGDKEFYDLDEEKAKGETIKIVMALKKHYLICRMKEIEKTIGRCEDDGEAEKAGELMEELKMLSDEIREIGE